In the Drosophila willistoni isolate 14030-0811.24 unplaced genomic scaffold, UCI_dwil_1.1 Seg656, whole genome shotgun sequence genome, one interval contains:
- the LOC124461794 gene encoding histone H2A — translation MSGRGKGGKVKGKAKSRSNRAGLQFPVGRIHRLLRKGNYAERVGAGAPVYLAAVMEYLAAEVLELAGNAARDNKKTRIIPRHLQLAIRNDEELNKLLSGVTIAQGGVLPNIQAVLLPKKTEKKA, via the coding sequence atGTCTGGTCGTGGTAAAGGTGGCAAAGTGAAGGGAAAGGCAAAGTCTCGCTCGAACCGAGCTGGGCTCCAGTTTCCTGTTGGCCGTATTCACCGTTTACTCCGTAAAGGAAATTATGCCGAGCGTGTTGGTGCTGGCGCTCCAGTATATTTGGCTGCTGTTATGGAATATTTGGCGGCTGAAGTTCTTGAGTTGGCTGGTAATGCTGCACGAGACAACAAAAAGACCAGAATTATACCTCGTCATCTACAATTGGCCATTCGCAACGATGAGGaattaaacaaattgcttTCTGGCGTAACCATTGCACAGGGTGGTGTGCTACCCAACATTCAGGCTGTACTGCTGCCCAAGAAAACCGAAAAGAAGGCTTAA
- the LOC124461796 gene encoding histone H2B — protein MPPKTSGKAAKKAGKAQKNITKNDKKKKRKRKESYAIYIYKVLKQVHPDTGISSKAMSIMNSFVNDIFERIAAEASRLAHYNKRSTITSREIQTAVRLLLPGELAKHAVSEGTKAVTKYTSSK, from the coding sequence ATGCCGCCAAAAACTAGTGGAAAAGCAGCCAAGAAGGCTGGCAAGGCTCAAAAGAACATCACCAAGAatgacaaaaagaagaagcgcAAGCGTAAGGAGAGCTATGCTATTTACATTTACAAAGTGTTAAAGCAAGTCCACCCAGACACTGGTATTTCTTCAAAAGCAATGAGCATAATGAATAGCTTTGTAAACGATATTTTTGAACGTATTGCTGCTGAGGCCTCCCGCTTGGCCCACTACAATAAGAGGTCGACCATCACCAGTCGCGAAATCCAAACGGCTGTTCGTTTGCTTTTGCCGGGTGAGCTTGCTAAGCACGCTGTTAGTGAGGGAACAAAAGCTGTCACCAAGTATACCagctcaaaataa